The DNA sequence TCCCAATGATTTGTTGACATAACGCAATATAAAACGATCGTCAAAGACACCTATTCCGGTTGAAAACTTATAATCACTTTCTCTTAAATCATGTATTTGTCCGGTTATTTTATCTTCGATATAAATGGCCTGATGTACCAAATTCCCATCGGAATCATCTATCGAAATAGTAAAATCACTTACAATTGCAGAACGATATCCCAAAGGAATTGTATCGGTATCTAAAAAAGGCAGCGCACGCCCTTGGATAACATATTTTTTGTTACTGTTAATACTATAAAAATCCAAAAACGGATTTCCGTCAAGTGTTACACCATCAAATCTATTATCATGACCGTTTGTTGCTCCTTCCACATAACCAATCAGCAATTGTTTAAATGCTCCTTCCTCATTTTCCAGATCAAGCCATATGCGATGTCGCTCTAAATCGGTATTTTTTGAAGTATTTTTTATTTTAAAAAACTGACTGTTATCCGCACCCCCCAACCTCATTGCATTAGTAAAAGCGACCGTTCCGGCACTAACCGTTGTGGCGAAAAAAGATTGTCCTGCCCCAATTTTACCCGTTGGTTTAACCCCGGCATCCGTAGCCGGATTATCCGTATGCCCGGGATCACTTTTTGCAGATATTGCTACACCTCCAACAACATTATAACTCGCATAATCATCTGCGTTGTATTTATATGGTCCTACTCTACCTATAGGCGTATTATGGGTCCAGAAAAAGATAGTTCCATCCAGAAAAGAATTTGCAGGTAAAAAAAGATCCGCGTCCAAAGCAGAAGGATATGGATTTCCGATTAAATAAAAGTTACCCGCATCCATTGTTTCTCCGGACAAAGCACCATTGTTTGGAGCGCCAACAAATTGAGCTGTATAATCGGCTCTTACCGTATTTGAATAACTTTGAGGTCCACGAATAATATAACCTTTACCAATTATCATTTCGGTATTGGAACTGGTCATCACCCAGTTTGTTCCATTAAAACTAAAATATTTATCGGATAACGTTAAGGGTGACACATCTACTAATTTTTGTGGACTCACCGGTGTTGACCAATAAATATAATCGTATATAAAAATCTGTTTACCTGTACGTTTGTAACTAATAGAGCCCGAATTCAGTAACGGATTATCATTTGCCTGAACTAAACTTGCATTATTCTCAAACAGTAATTCCGTTCCCGGTGCTGAATCAACAGTTAATGCATTAGTTACCGTTAGCGTGTTTAATGCATTTATGGTCACTTTTTTCCCTGCATTTACTTTACAGGTACAACTGTTTATATCTCCTGTTGTCGCATAATCGTCAGCAAAGATAATATTATGATTTATTGTTGGCGTTCCACCCGACCAGCCTCCTGCTGTAGTGTAAGTGTTTGTTACAAGCGGATTTATAACTATATTCGATAAGGGTGGCGAAGCACAACTACCACTATATTGAACAATAAAATTATAGGTTCCGGGTGCAAGTCCGGTAATTGTATATGTTGTTGGATCGGGGCCAGCGCCTCCCGCATAAGTATTGGGAAAAGAACCGCTTTGCGTTATCGTATAATTACTCATATTGGGCAATCCATTTAAAACTAACGTACCGGTCGGCGTTAGACATGTTGGATCAGTAATTCCTCCATTAACGGGCGCAGTTGGTTGTGGAATTATTGTGATAGTAGCAGAACCACCTGTAAATGCTGAACTTCGAACACAAGTATCAGCTCCGGTTACAGAAACCAAAGTATAAGTCGTTGAAGTCGTAACCGGAGTGGTAAAAGTCGCAAAAGCAACACCACTGGTCACATTAGTCTGTGTACGATCTGCTCCGCCATTTTCTTTATAAACTACTGTATAAGGACCTGTACCCGTGGTTGCTGTAAAAGTTAGTTGTCCTGAACCTGTCGCACAAAATGGGCCATTGGCTGTTAAACTTCCTTGCGGTAATGGATTAACAGTAATTGTCGCAGAACCACTCGTGAAACCGGAGCTTCGAACACAAGTATCAGCCCCTGTTACAGAAACTAAAGTATACGTTGTAGAAGTTGTAACCGGAGTAGTAAAAGTCGCAAAAGCAGTACCACTGGTCACATTAGTCTGCGTACGATCTGCTCCGCCATTTTCTTTATAAACTACTGTATAAGGACCTGTACCCGCGGTTGCTGTAAAAGTTAATTGTCCAGCTCCCGTCGCACAAAAAGGACCATTAGCTGTTAAACTACCTTGTGGTAGTGGATTGACCGTAATTGTCGCCGAACCACCAATAAAGCCGGAGCTTCGAACACAAGTATCAGCCCCTGTTACAGAAACTAAAGTATAAGTCGTAGAAGTAATAACCGGAGTCGTAAAAGTTGCAAAAGCAGCACCACTGGTCACATTAGTCTGTGTACGATTCGCTCCACCATTTTCCTGATAGACTACTGTATAAGGACCCGTTCCTGCGGTTGCCGTAAAAGTTAATTGTCCAGCTCCCGTTGCACAAAACGGACCATTGGCGGTTAAACTACCCTGAGGTAACGGGTTAACCGTAATTGTCGCCGAACCACCAGTAAAGCCGGAGCTTCGAATACAGGTATCAGCCCCTGTTACAGAAACCAAAGTATAAGTCGTAGAAGTTGTAACCGGAGTCGTAAAAGTTGCAAAAGCAGTACCACTGGTCACATTTGTCTGTGTACGATTCGCTCCACCATTTTCCTGATAGACTACTGTATAAGGACCTGTTCCCGCGGTTGCCGTAAATGTTAATTGTCCAGCTCCCGTCGCACAAAAAGGACCATTGGCCGTTAAACTACCCTGAGGTAACGGGTTAACCGTAATTGTCGCCGAACCGCCAGTAAAGCCGGAGCTTCGAATACAGGTATCTGCCCCTGTTACGGAAACCAAAGTATATGTTGTAGAAGTAATAACCGGAGTCGTAAAAGTTGCAAAAGCAGTACCACTGGTCACATTTGTCTGTGTACGATTGGCGCCACCATTTTCCTGATAGACTACTGTATAAGGACCTGTTCCTGCGGTTGCCGTAAATGTTAATTGTCCAGCTCCCGTTGCACAAAACGGACCATTAGCTGTTAAACTACCCTGAGGTAATGGGTTAACCGTAATTGTCGCAGAACCACTCGTGAAGCCGGAGCTTCGAACACAGGTATCTGCCCCTGTTACAGAAACTAAAATATAAGTCGTAGAAGTAATAACCGGAGTCGTAAAAGTTGCAAAAGCAGTACCACTGGTCACATTTGTCTGTGTACGATTGGCGCCACCATTTTCCTGATAGACTACTGTATAAGGACCTGTTCCTGCAGTTGCTGTAAAAGTTAATTGTCCAGCTCCCGTTGCACAAAAAGGACCATTAGCAGTTAAACTACCCTGAGGTAATGGATTAACCGTAATTGTTGCCGAGCCTCCCGTAAATCCGGAGCTTCGAACACAACTATTTGCTCCTGTCACGGAAACCAAGGTATAAGTTGTAGAAGTCGTAACCGGAGTTGTAAAGGTCGCAAAAGCGGTACCACTGGTCACATTAGTCTGCGTACGATTCGCGCCTCCGTTTTCCTGATACACTACAGTATAAGGACCAGTACCTGCGGTTGCCGTAAATGTTAGTTGCCCTGAACCTGTAACACAAAACGGACCATTGGCTGTTAAACTACCTTGGGGTAAAGGATTGACTGTTATTGTTGCCGAGCCTCCTGTAAATGCTAAACTTCGTGCACAAATATCAGCCCCAGTTACAGAAACTAACGTATAAGTTGTAGAAGTTGTAACCGGAGTAGTAAAAGTCGCAAAAGCGGTACCACTGGTCACATTAGTCTGCGTACGATTCGCACCACCATTTTCCTGATAGACTACTGTATAAGGACCTGTTCCTGCGGTTGCCGTAAAAGTTAATTGTCCAGCTCCCGTTGCACAAAACGGACCATTGGCTGTTAAACTACCCTGTGGTAAGGGACTGACCGTTATAGTAACGGTAGCAGAATTTACAGCAGCACAAGAACCGTTTTGAATTACGGCTCTAAAATCTATCGTTTCAGTAAGTGGTCCTGACGTATAAGTTGCAGCTGTGTTAACAATATCATCCCACGTTCCAAATGGACCTGATGATTGCCATTTTAAAATGGTTCCGGTATATCCACTCAAAGTTAACAAACCACTTGTAGCTCCTGCACAAATTGTTTTTGCGCCACTTATAGTTCCTCCAACAGTTGTTGCAGAAACAATTACATTTGTTGTATTGTTTGCCGCAATATTTGAAGAACACACTCCCGATGTAAGATTGGTAACAGTAATTGTACTTGTTCCTATAGTAGTCAAACCAACTGCTGTAAAAGTCCCCGTTCCCGCAGAGGTAACCGTCATAGCTGCAGTAAGTGCAGTCCCGGTGGGATTAGTTCGATTATATGTTACTGTATAAACTCCAATAGGTAAAGAAGCTGCGCTGGAAGTTACCGTTATTACGGAAGTACTCCCAACCGAATTACAAACACCTGCTCCTGAAATTCCTGTAATACTATAAGTTGGACAAGTATAAGTAACGATAACCTGACCACGTGCGCCATTACCGCCACTCTGAGCGCCGCCCGACGCTGAGTTCATTGCTCCACTCCCCCCTCCACCAGGAGGAGTTCCAAAATTTCCGGGGCCATTACCCAATAAAAGACTGCTCAGAGCAGCTCCTCCGGCACCTCCTCCGGTATCACCTCCCTTTCCTCCGGCTCCCGAAGAGAGTCCTAGACTTAATAGAGCAGAAGCACCATTTCCCCCTGTGACACCAGAGGTTTTTGCTATTGAACCAAACGAAGCCGTATTTAACCCTCCGGCACCTCCGGCTGGTGCTCCTCCTGCCGTATTCGCAACACCTCCATGTCCACCAACCGCTAAGAGAATCGTTTCAAAACCAGTTATCGTAGAACTTCCACCATTACCACCGGTAGCTGTTGTACCAGTCGTTACTCCTGCCACTTTAACAGCCAAGGTATTTCCTGCCACAACTGTGATAGCACCATGTGCAAAAGCACCACCACCACCACCAGCGCCGCTTCTTCCAGCTAATAATCCGGCTCCACTGGCTCCTCCACCAGCTCCACCACCACCCCAAGCTTGTACGTCCATCGAAGTAATTCCAGCCGGAACTACTAATGAACCATCAGCCGTAAAGGTGTGAGGGGGTTGCGCCCATAAAGAGCCAAAAACAAATAAAAACAGAAAGGAGAGTTTTACCTTTAGAAATGATGTTTTTTTATAATGCAGCTTCTTTTGAGAAAAACAATGCATTAAAAATTGAAGCGGGAAAGCTGGTAATTTTTTTTTCATCGCACTACTTTTTAAGTTAAAAAGAAAAATTAAAACCAAACAGACGTTTGGTTAAAATGAAACTCTAAATACCTCAAAAAATAATTTTGACTATCAAAATCAACTTATAATTAAAAGCAAAAAAATACTAAAATGCTGCTTTTTAATTTGTGGTATTTAAAATAGCAATCAATATTTTGGCAGAGAAAAACAGAAAAGAGATGTACTTCGTCGGGCTTATAGGTACGTTTGTCGTACAAGCATAGCAACAAGGTACAATTTTATTTACAAGACAACAAAATATTTTACATAAAATTGTAAGAATTAGACACTTAAATAATTATGCGTTGATATAAAAACAGCATATTCTCCTTTAAAAACGGTAGTTCATCGGCAAAAAACGCATTTTGTCGAGTGTCTTTATTTACTGATAAAAAAATGAGATTTTCAAGCCATGAAAAAGAAAACATTCTGTATTGCATCATAGATGTAGCTAACCCAAAAAATAATCGCATCGAATCAAATGTTTTTCATGAGACTAGTCTTCTAATTAACTCAAATTGCTAGTTAATTATTCTTTTTCAATCTCTTCCTAATTTGAATAGCCTCCAGCTTTAGCTCAATATCATTAAGTTAATGGTATTTTTTCACGCAGATTGTGCAGATTCTGCGGATTTTTTTTCAATCTGCTAAAATCTGCGTGAGACTTTTTTTGACAATCCTAATAACTTGTTTCATTTTAGAAATAAGAGAACCTGTGGCTTGAATTAATTAATATCAGA is a window from the Flavobacterium cupriresistens genome containing:
- a CDS encoding T9SS sorting signal type C domain-containing protein; this encodes MKKKLPAFPLQFLMHCFSQKKLHYKKTSFLKVKLSFLFLFVFGSLWAQPPHTFTADGSLVVPAGITSMDVQAWGGGGAGGGASGAGLLAGRSGAGGGGGAFAHGAITVVAGNTLAVKVAGVTTGTTATGGNGGSSTITGFETILLAVGGHGGVANTAGGAPAGGAGGLNTASFGSIAKTSGVTGGNGASALLSLGLSSGAGGKGGDTGGGAGGAALSSLLLGNGPGNFGTPPGGGGSGAMNSASGGAQSGGNGARGQVIVTYTCPTYSITGISGAGVCNSVGSTSVITVTSSAASLPIGVYTVTYNRTNPTGTALTAAMTVTSAGTGTFTAVGLTTIGTSTITVTNLTSGVCSSNIAANNTTNVIVSATTVGGTISGAKTICAGATSGLLTLSGYTGTILKWQSSGPFGTWDDIVNTAATYTSGPLTETIDFRAVIQNGSCAAVNSATVTITVSPLPQGSLTANGPFCATGAGQLTFTATAGTGPYTVVYQENGGANRTQTNVTSGTAFATFTTPVTTSTTYTLVSVTGADICARSLAFTGGSATITVNPLPQGSLTANGPFCVTGSGQLTFTATAGTGPYTVVYQENGGANRTQTNVTSGTAFATFTTPVTTSTTYTLVSVTGANSCVRSSGFTGGSATITVNPLPQGSLTANGPFCATGAGQLTFTATAGTGPYTVVYQENGGANRTQTNVTSGTAFATFTTPVITSTTYILVSVTGADTCVRSSGFTSGSATITVNPLPQGSLTANGPFCATGAGQLTFTATAGTGPYTVVYQENGGANRTQTNVTSGTAFATFTTPVITSTTYTLVSVTGADTCIRSSGFTGGSATITVNPLPQGSLTANGPFCATGAGQLTFTATAGTGPYTVVYQENGGANRTQTNVTSGTAFATFTTPVTTSTTYTLVSVTGADTCIRSSGFTGGSATITVNPLPQGSLTANGPFCATGAGQLTFTATAGTGPYTVVYQENGGANRTQTNVTSGAAFATFTTPVITSTTYTLVSVTGADTCVRSSGFIGGSATITVNPLPQGSLTANGPFCATGAGQLTFTATAGTGPYTVVYKENGGADRTQTNVTSGTAFATFTTPVTTSTTYTLVSVTGADTCVRSSGFTSGSATITVNPLPQGSLTANGPFCATGSGQLTFTATTGTGPYTVVYKENGGADRTQTNVTSGVAFATFTTPVTTSTTYTLVSVTGADTCVRSSAFTGGSATITIIPQPTAPVNGGITDPTCLTPTGTLVLNGLPNMSNYTITQSGSFPNTYAGGAGPDPTTYTITGLAPGTYNFIVQYSGSCASPPLSNIVINPLVTNTYTTAGGWSGGTPTINHNIIFADDYATTGDINSCTCKVNAGKKVTINALNTLTVTNALTVDSAPGTELLFENNASLVQANDNPLLNSGSISYKRTGKQIFIYDYIYWSTPVSPQKLVDVSPLTLSDKYFSFNGTNWVMTSSNTEMIIGKGYIIRGPQSYSNTVRADYTAQFVGAPNNGALSGETMDAGNFYLIGNPYPSALDADLFLPANSFLDGTIFFWTHNTPIGRVGPYKYNADDYASYNVVGGVAISAKSDPGHTDNPATDAGVKPTGKIGAGQSFFATTVSAGTVAFTNAMRLGGADNSQFFKIKNTSKNTDLERHRIWLDLENEEGAFKQLLIGYVEGATNGHDNRFDGVTLDGNPFLDFYSINSNKKYVIQGRALPFLDTDTIPLGYRSAIVSDFTISIDDSDGNLVHQAIYIEDKITGQIHDLRESDYKFSTGIGVFDDRFILRYVNKSLGVGEFENKGKEIIVSAKDKIININASESTISEILIFDVSGNMIYKKSAINDPAFQIVNLKSQDQLLFVKVKLENNTVSIKKVMF